A window of Tripterygium wilfordii isolate XIE 37 chromosome 7, ASM1340144v1, whole genome shotgun sequence contains these coding sequences:
- the LOC120002831 gene encoding aminopeptidase M1-like isoform X2 yields the protein MEQKPSREQLKGQTRLPKFAIPKFYDIYLKPDLSLCNFSGTVCINLSITEPTNVILLNAVELTVSEVWFKNAESKYHPCDVSLDDDSEILFLVFHEKLGVGDGLLGIEFSGALNDHLRGFYRCTYVDMGEKKNMAVTQFEAVDARRCFPCWDEPALKATFKITVDVPLELKVLSNMPVIDEKFDGNIKTVHFEESPVMSTYLVALVIGVFDHIEATTADGVKVRVYCPVGTSDKGKFSLDVAVKMLELFTEYFSMPYPLAKLDMVAVPEFSGGAMENYGLITYRENELLHDAKLSTTAKKQHLTIVVAHEVAHQWFGNLVTMEWWTHLWLNEGFATWVSYMAADRIFPEWKLWTQFLQLSTSGLEMDALEQSHPIEVDIHHARSVLEVFDAIGYYKGSAIIRMLQGYLGDDMIQNSLRAYMKRYAWSNVKTEDFWSALSKESGAQVNSLMDSWTKQKGYPVIFVKSQDLILEFEQSQFLLSGSRGDGQWIVPITLCLGSYDRRKNFLMDSTVERVDISELLPSPDDNSESFKGTNDEHFWIKVNVEQSGFYRVKYEDKLAAQLRKAVENNCLSATDKFGILDDTYALCVACELPFSSLLSLMDVYRKELDYIVLSKLIDACYNVVKIARDAIPGSVKEMKEFVIGILLYAAEELGWEPVSGESHLSALSRGEVFMALADLDHKKTHEEAMQRFQMLINDGNTECLSADMRRAAYIAIMRNCSTSNRSGLDSLLKIYREVDTVQEKERVLRYLASCPDPNIGVEVLNFLVSDEVRDQDIIYGLAGISTECCEIAWEWLKENWDLILKRHGDGMLLTHFVRDIVTPFASNEKADEVEAFFMDRVHPSIAMTLKQSIEQVRIKVRWAHSIQQEQSLEDIIKQLASRE from the exons ATGGAGCAGAAACCGAGCAGGGAGCAACTCAAAGGCCAAACAAGGCTACCAAAGTTTGCAATCCCAAAATTCTATGATATTTACCTCAAACCTGATCTCTCTCTGTGCAATTTCTCTGGTACAGTTTGCATTAACCTTAGCATCACCGAACCTACCAACGTCATCCTCTTGAATGCTGTGGAACTTACTGTCAGTGAAGTCTGGTTCAAGAACGCTGAGAGTAAA TACCATCCTTGTGATGTCAGTTTAGATGATGATAGTGAGATACTTTTTTTGGTCTTCCATGAAAAGCTTGGTGTTGGTGATGGATTGCTGGGGATTGAGTTTTCTGGGGCTCTTAATGATCATTTGAGGGGGTTTTATAGATG TACATATGTGGATATGGGAGAGAAGAAGAATATGGCAGTTACACAATTTGAAGCCGTGGACGCAAGGCGGTGCTTTCCATGCTGGGATGAACCTGCTCTTAAG GCTACCTTCAAAATAACAGTGGATGTCCCTCTAGAATTGAAAGTGTTGTCTAACATGCCCGTTATTGATGAAAAGTTTGATGGGAACATTAAGACTGTCCATTTTGAGGAATCCCCTGTCATGTCAACTTATTTGGTTGCTCTTGTTATCGGTGTGTTTGATCACATTGAAGCTACAACGGCTGATG GTGTTAAGGTTCGCGTATACTGTCCAGTGGGCACGAGTGATAAAGGGAAGTTTTCTTTAGATGTTGCTGTTAAGATGCTTGAACTATTTACTGA ATACTTTTCAATGCCATACCCACTTGCTAAACTTGATATGGTTGCTGTCCCTGAGTTTTCTGGTGGAGCTATGGAGAATTATGGTTTGATTACATATAGAGAGAATGAGTTGCTTCACGATGCTAAACTTTCAACAACTGCTAAAAAACAGCAC CTGACAATTGTTGTGGCGCATGAAGTGGCCCATCAATGGTTTGGCAATCTGGTAACAATGGAATGGTGGACTCATTTATGGCTAAATGAGGGTTTTGCAACATGG GTTAGTTATATGGCCGCTGACAGAATATTTCCTGAGTGGAAACTGTGGACTCAGTTTCTTCAACTAAGTACTAGTGGCCTAGAGATGGATGCACTGGAACAATCACATCCAATTGAG GTGGATATACACCACGCTCGTTCAGTTCTTGAAGTTTTTGATGCCATTGGTTATTATAAGGGATCTGCTATCATTAGAATGTTGCAGGGATATCTTGGGGATGACATGATCCAG AATTCCTTGAGGGCATACATGAAAAGATATGCTTGGAGTAACGTCAAAACAGAAGATTTTTGGAGCGCTCTTTCTAAGGAATCGGGAGCTCAAGTAAACTCACTAATGGATAGTTGGACAAAGCAAAAAGGCTATCCAGTTATCTTTGTAAAATCTCAAGATCTTATTTTGGAATTTGAACAG TCACAGTTTCTCTTGTCTGGTTCCCGTGGTGATGGGCAATGGATTGTACCAATAACCCTATGCCTTGGCTCATACGATAGGCGCAAGAATTTCCTTATGGATTCAACAGTTGAAAGGGTGGATATATCAGAGCTTTTACCTTCTCCTGATGACAATTCAGAGTCGTTCAAAGGAACAAATGATGAACATTTTTGGATCAAAGTTAATGTTGAGCAGAGTGGTTTTTATAGAGTAAAATACGAAGATAAACTGGCAGCTCAATTGAGGAAGGCAGTAGAGAACAACTGCTTGTCAGCTACAGATAAATTTG GCATTTTGGATGATACATATGCCCTTTGTGTGGCTTGTGAGCTACCATTCTCTTCTTTGCTTAGCTTGATGGATGTGTACAGAAAAGAGCTTGATTACATTGTATTGTCAAAACTCATCGAT GCCTGTTATAATGTTGTGAAGATCGCAAGAGATGCCATTCCTGGTTCagtaaaagaaatgaaagaatttGTCATTGGGATTCTTCTATATGCTGCTGA AGAACTAGGCTGGGAACCAGTTTCTGGAGAGAGTCATCTAAGCGCGTTGTCGAGGGGAGAAGTTTTTATGGCCTTGGCTGATTTGGACCATAAGAAAACTCACGAAGAAGCAATGCAGCGTTTTCAGATGCTAATAAACGATGGCAACACCGAGTGTCTTTCAGCCGACATGAGAAGG GCAGCATACATTGCCATAATGAGGAATTGTAGCACCTCAAATAGAAGTGGACTTGATTCGCTTTTGAAGATTTATAGGGAAGTTGATACCGTGCAAGAGAAGGAACGGGTTCTGA GATATTTGGCATCATGTCCAGACCCAAATATAGGTGTAGAGGTTCTGAACTTTTTGGTGTCTGATGAG GTTCGAGATCAAGATATCATTTACGGATTAGCTGGAATAAGTACAGAATGCTGTGAAATAGCTTGGGAATGGTTGAAG GAGAATTGGGACCTAATATTGAAGAGGCATGGTGATGGGATGCTACTTACTCATTTCGTCAGAGATATAGTCACGCCG TTTGCAAGCAATGAAAAGGCTGATGAGGTTGAAGCATTTTTCATGGATCGCGTGCATCCATCGATTGCTATGACTTTGAAGCAAAGCATAGAGCAAGTCCGAATCAAAGTAAGGTGGGCTCACAGTATACAGCAAGAACAATCTCTTGAAGATATAATAAAACAATTAGCTTCCAGGGAGTGA
- the LOC120002831 gene encoding aminopeptidase M1-like isoform X3: MEQKPSREQLKGQTRLPKFAIPKFYDIYLKPDLSLCNFSGTVCINLSITEPTNVILLNAVELTVSEVWFKNAESKQYHPCDVSLDDDSEILFLVFHEKLGVGDGLLGIEFSGALNDHLRGFYRCTYVDMGEKKNMAVTQFEAVDARRCFPCWDEPALKATFKITVDVPLELKVLSNMPVIDEKFDGNIKTVHFEESPVMSTYLVALVIGVFDHIEATTADGVKVRVYCPVGTSDKGKFSLDVAVKMLELFTEYFSMPYPLAKLDMVAVPEFSGGAMENYGLITYRENELLHDAKLSTTAKKQHLTIVVAHEVAHQWFGNLVTMEWWTHLWLNEGFATWVSYMAADRIFPEWKLWTQFLQLSTSGLEMDALEQSHPIEVDIHHARSVLEVFDAIGYYKGSAIIRMLQGYLGDDMIQNSLRAYMKRYAWSNVKTEDFWSALSKESGAQVNSLMDSWTKQKGYPVIFVKSQDLILEFEQSQFLLSGSRGDGQWIVPITLCLGSYDRRKNFLMDSTVERVDISELLPSPDDNSESFKGTNDEHFWIKVNVEQSGFYRVKYEDKLAAQLRKAVENNCLSATDKFGILDDTYALCVACELPFSSLLSLMDVYRKELDYIVLSKLIDACYNVVKIARDAIPGSVKEMKEFVIGILLYAAEELGWEPVSGESHLSALSRGEVFMALADLDHKKTHEEAMQRFQMLINDGNTECLSADMRRAAYIAIMRNCSTSNRSGLDSLLKIYREVDTVQEKERVLRYLASCPDPNIATKFISTPFQVRDQDIIYGLAGISTECCEIAWEWLKENWDLILKRHGDGMLLTHFVRDIVTPFASNEKADEVEAFFMDRVHPSIAMTLKQSIEQVRIKVRWAHSIQQEQSLEDIIKQLASRE, translated from the exons ATGGAGCAGAAACCGAGCAGGGAGCAACTCAAAGGCCAAACAAGGCTACCAAAGTTTGCAATCCCAAAATTCTATGATATTTACCTCAAACCTGATCTCTCTCTGTGCAATTTCTCTGGTACAGTTTGCATTAACCTTAGCATCACCGAACCTACCAACGTCATCCTCTTGAATGCTGTGGAACTTACTGTCAGTGAAGTCTGGTTCAAGAACGCTGAGAGTAAA CAGTACCATCCTTGTGATGTCAGTTTAGATGATGATAGTGAGATACTTTTTTTGGTCTTCCATGAAAAGCTTGGTGTTGGTGATGGATTGCTGGGGATTGAGTTTTCTGGGGCTCTTAATGATCATTTGAGGGGGTTTTATAGATG TACATATGTGGATATGGGAGAGAAGAAGAATATGGCAGTTACACAATTTGAAGCCGTGGACGCAAGGCGGTGCTTTCCATGCTGGGATGAACCTGCTCTTAAG GCTACCTTCAAAATAACAGTGGATGTCCCTCTAGAATTGAAAGTGTTGTCTAACATGCCCGTTATTGATGAAAAGTTTGATGGGAACATTAAGACTGTCCATTTTGAGGAATCCCCTGTCATGTCAACTTATTTGGTTGCTCTTGTTATCGGTGTGTTTGATCACATTGAAGCTACAACGGCTGATG GTGTTAAGGTTCGCGTATACTGTCCAGTGGGCACGAGTGATAAAGGGAAGTTTTCTTTAGATGTTGCTGTTAAGATGCTTGAACTATTTACTGA ATACTTTTCAATGCCATACCCACTTGCTAAACTTGATATGGTTGCTGTCCCTGAGTTTTCTGGTGGAGCTATGGAGAATTATGGTTTGATTACATATAGAGAGAATGAGTTGCTTCACGATGCTAAACTTTCAACAACTGCTAAAAAACAGCAC CTGACAATTGTTGTGGCGCATGAAGTGGCCCATCAATGGTTTGGCAATCTGGTAACAATGGAATGGTGGACTCATTTATGGCTAAATGAGGGTTTTGCAACATGG GTTAGTTATATGGCCGCTGACAGAATATTTCCTGAGTGGAAACTGTGGACTCAGTTTCTTCAACTAAGTACTAGTGGCCTAGAGATGGATGCACTGGAACAATCACATCCAATTGAG GTGGATATACACCACGCTCGTTCAGTTCTTGAAGTTTTTGATGCCATTGGTTATTATAAGGGATCTGCTATCATTAGAATGTTGCAGGGATATCTTGGGGATGACATGATCCAG AATTCCTTGAGGGCATACATGAAAAGATATGCTTGGAGTAACGTCAAAACAGAAGATTTTTGGAGCGCTCTTTCTAAGGAATCGGGAGCTCAAGTAAACTCACTAATGGATAGTTGGACAAAGCAAAAAGGCTATCCAGTTATCTTTGTAAAATCTCAAGATCTTATTTTGGAATTTGAACAG TCACAGTTTCTCTTGTCTGGTTCCCGTGGTGATGGGCAATGGATTGTACCAATAACCCTATGCCTTGGCTCATACGATAGGCGCAAGAATTTCCTTATGGATTCAACAGTTGAAAGGGTGGATATATCAGAGCTTTTACCTTCTCCTGATGACAATTCAGAGTCGTTCAAAGGAACAAATGATGAACATTTTTGGATCAAAGTTAATGTTGAGCAGAGTGGTTTTTATAGAGTAAAATACGAAGATAAACTGGCAGCTCAATTGAGGAAGGCAGTAGAGAACAACTGCTTGTCAGCTACAGATAAATTTG GCATTTTGGATGATACATATGCCCTTTGTGTGGCTTGTGAGCTACCATTCTCTTCTTTGCTTAGCTTGATGGATGTGTACAGAAAAGAGCTTGATTACATTGTATTGTCAAAACTCATCGAT GCCTGTTATAATGTTGTGAAGATCGCAAGAGATGCCATTCCTGGTTCagtaaaagaaatgaaagaatttGTCATTGGGATTCTTCTATATGCTGCTGA AGAACTAGGCTGGGAACCAGTTTCTGGAGAGAGTCATCTAAGCGCGTTGTCGAGGGGAGAAGTTTTTATGGCCTTGGCTGATTTGGACCATAAGAAAACTCACGAAGAAGCAATGCAGCGTTTTCAGATGCTAATAAACGATGGCAACACCGAGTGTCTTTCAGCCGACATGAGAAGG GCAGCATACATTGCCATAATGAGGAATTGTAGCACCTCAAATAGAAGTGGACTTGATTCGCTTTTGAAGATTTATAGGGAAGTTGATACCGTGCAAGAGAAGGAACGGGTTCTGA GATATTTGGCATCATGTCCAGACCCAAATATAG CTACCAAGTTTATCTCAACCCCCTTTCAGGTTCGAGATCAAGATATCATTTACGGATTAGCTGGAATAAGTACAGAATGCTGTGAAATAGCTTGGGAATGGTTGAAG GAGAATTGGGACCTAATATTGAAGAGGCATGGTGATGGGATGCTACTTACTCATTTCGTCAGAGATATAGTCACGCCG TTTGCAAGCAATGAAAAGGCTGATGAGGTTGAAGCATTTTTCATGGATCGCGTGCATCCATCGATTGCTATGACTTTGAAGCAAAGCATAGAGCAAGTCCGAATCAAAGTAAGGTGGGCTCACAGTATACAGCAAGAACAATCTCTTGAAGATATAATAAAACAATTAGCTTCCAGGGAGTGA
- the LOC120002831 gene encoding aminopeptidase M1-like isoform X1, translated as MEQKPSREQLKGQTRLPKFAIPKFYDIYLKPDLSLCNFSGTVCINLSITEPTNVILLNAVELTVSEVWFKNAESKQYHPCDVSLDDDSEILFLVFHEKLGVGDGLLGIEFSGALNDHLRGFYRCTYVDMGEKKNMAVTQFEAVDARRCFPCWDEPALKATFKITVDVPLELKVLSNMPVIDEKFDGNIKTVHFEESPVMSTYLVALVIGVFDHIEATTADGVKVRVYCPVGTSDKGKFSLDVAVKMLELFTEYFSMPYPLAKLDMVAVPEFSGGAMENYGLITYRENELLHDAKLSTTAKKQHLTIVVAHEVAHQWFGNLVTMEWWTHLWLNEGFATWVSYMAADRIFPEWKLWTQFLQLSTSGLEMDALEQSHPIEVDIHHARSVLEVFDAIGYYKGSAIIRMLQGYLGDDMIQNSLRAYMKRYAWSNVKTEDFWSALSKESGAQVNSLMDSWTKQKGYPVIFVKSQDLILEFEQSQFLLSGSRGDGQWIVPITLCLGSYDRRKNFLMDSTVERVDISELLPSPDDNSESFKGTNDEHFWIKVNVEQSGFYRVKYEDKLAAQLRKAVENNCLSATDKFGILDDTYALCVACELPFSSLLSLMDVYRKELDYIVLSKLIDACYNVVKIARDAIPGSVKEMKEFVIGILLYAAEELGWEPVSGESHLSALSRGEVFMALADLDHKKTHEEAMQRFQMLINDGNTECLSADMRRAAYIAIMRNCSTSNRSGLDSLLKIYREVDTVQEKERVLRYLASCPDPNIGVEVLNFLVSDEVRDQDIIYGLAGISTECCEIAWEWLKENWDLILKRHGDGMLLTHFVRDIVTPFASNEKADEVEAFFMDRVHPSIAMTLKQSIEQVRIKVRWAHSIQQEQSLEDIIKQLASRE; from the exons ATGGAGCAGAAACCGAGCAGGGAGCAACTCAAAGGCCAAACAAGGCTACCAAAGTTTGCAATCCCAAAATTCTATGATATTTACCTCAAACCTGATCTCTCTCTGTGCAATTTCTCTGGTACAGTTTGCATTAACCTTAGCATCACCGAACCTACCAACGTCATCCTCTTGAATGCTGTGGAACTTACTGTCAGTGAAGTCTGGTTCAAGAACGCTGAGAGTAAA CAGTACCATCCTTGTGATGTCAGTTTAGATGATGATAGTGAGATACTTTTTTTGGTCTTCCATGAAAAGCTTGGTGTTGGTGATGGATTGCTGGGGATTGAGTTTTCTGGGGCTCTTAATGATCATTTGAGGGGGTTTTATAGATG TACATATGTGGATATGGGAGAGAAGAAGAATATGGCAGTTACACAATTTGAAGCCGTGGACGCAAGGCGGTGCTTTCCATGCTGGGATGAACCTGCTCTTAAG GCTACCTTCAAAATAACAGTGGATGTCCCTCTAGAATTGAAAGTGTTGTCTAACATGCCCGTTATTGATGAAAAGTTTGATGGGAACATTAAGACTGTCCATTTTGAGGAATCCCCTGTCATGTCAACTTATTTGGTTGCTCTTGTTATCGGTGTGTTTGATCACATTGAAGCTACAACGGCTGATG GTGTTAAGGTTCGCGTATACTGTCCAGTGGGCACGAGTGATAAAGGGAAGTTTTCTTTAGATGTTGCTGTTAAGATGCTTGAACTATTTACTGA ATACTTTTCAATGCCATACCCACTTGCTAAACTTGATATGGTTGCTGTCCCTGAGTTTTCTGGTGGAGCTATGGAGAATTATGGTTTGATTACATATAGAGAGAATGAGTTGCTTCACGATGCTAAACTTTCAACAACTGCTAAAAAACAGCAC CTGACAATTGTTGTGGCGCATGAAGTGGCCCATCAATGGTTTGGCAATCTGGTAACAATGGAATGGTGGACTCATTTATGGCTAAATGAGGGTTTTGCAACATGG GTTAGTTATATGGCCGCTGACAGAATATTTCCTGAGTGGAAACTGTGGACTCAGTTTCTTCAACTAAGTACTAGTGGCCTAGAGATGGATGCACTGGAACAATCACATCCAATTGAG GTGGATATACACCACGCTCGTTCAGTTCTTGAAGTTTTTGATGCCATTGGTTATTATAAGGGATCTGCTATCATTAGAATGTTGCAGGGATATCTTGGGGATGACATGATCCAG AATTCCTTGAGGGCATACATGAAAAGATATGCTTGGAGTAACGTCAAAACAGAAGATTTTTGGAGCGCTCTTTCTAAGGAATCGGGAGCTCAAGTAAACTCACTAATGGATAGTTGGACAAAGCAAAAAGGCTATCCAGTTATCTTTGTAAAATCTCAAGATCTTATTTTGGAATTTGAACAG TCACAGTTTCTCTTGTCTGGTTCCCGTGGTGATGGGCAATGGATTGTACCAATAACCCTATGCCTTGGCTCATACGATAGGCGCAAGAATTTCCTTATGGATTCAACAGTTGAAAGGGTGGATATATCAGAGCTTTTACCTTCTCCTGATGACAATTCAGAGTCGTTCAAAGGAACAAATGATGAACATTTTTGGATCAAAGTTAATGTTGAGCAGAGTGGTTTTTATAGAGTAAAATACGAAGATAAACTGGCAGCTCAATTGAGGAAGGCAGTAGAGAACAACTGCTTGTCAGCTACAGATAAATTTG GCATTTTGGATGATACATATGCCCTTTGTGTGGCTTGTGAGCTACCATTCTCTTCTTTGCTTAGCTTGATGGATGTGTACAGAAAAGAGCTTGATTACATTGTATTGTCAAAACTCATCGAT GCCTGTTATAATGTTGTGAAGATCGCAAGAGATGCCATTCCTGGTTCagtaaaagaaatgaaagaatttGTCATTGGGATTCTTCTATATGCTGCTGA AGAACTAGGCTGGGAACCAGTTTCTGGAGAGAGTCATCTAAGCGCGTTGTCGAGGGGAGAAGTTTTTATGGCCTTGGCTGATTTGGACCATAAGAAAACTCACGAAGAAGCAATGCAGCGTTTTCAGATGCTAATAAACGATGGCAACACCGAGTGTCTTTCAGCCGACATGAGAAGG GCAGCATACATTGCCATAATGAGGAATTGTAGCACCTCAAATAGAAGTGGACTTGATTCGCTTTTGAAGATTTATAGGGAAGTTGATACCGTGCAAGAGAAGGAACGGGTTCTGA GATATTTGGCATCATGTCCAGACCCAAATATAGGTGTAGAGGTTCTGAACTTTTTGGTGTCTGATGAG GTTCGAGATCAAGATATCATTTACGGATTAGCTGGAATAAGTACAGAATGCTGTGAAATAGCTTGGGAATGGTTGAAG GAGAATTGGGACCTAATATTGAAGAGGCATGGTGATGGGATGCTACTTACTCATTTCGTCAGAGATATAGTCACGCCG TTTGCAAGCAATGAAAAGGCTGATGAGGTTGAAGCATTTTTCATGGATCGCGTGCATCCATCGATTGCTATGACTTTGAAGCAAAGCATAGAGCAAGTCCGAATCAAAGTAAGGTGGGCTCACAGTATACAGCAAGAACAATCTCTTGAAGATATAATAAAACAATTAGCTTCCAGGGAGTGA
- the LOC120002831 gene encoding aminopeptidase M1-like isoform X5 — protein sequence MLWNLLSVKSGSRTLRYHPCDVSLDDDSEILFLVFHEKLGVGDGLLGIEFSGALNDHLRGFYRCTYVDMGEKKNMAVTQFEAVDARRCFPCWDEPALKATFKITVDVPLELKVLSNMPVIDEKFDGNIKTVHFEESPVMSTYLVALVIGVFDHIEATTADGVKVRVYCPVGTSDKGKFSLDVAVKMLELFTEYFSMPYPLAKLDMVAVPEFSGGAMENYGLITYRENELLHDAKLSTTAKKQHLTIVVAHEVAHQWFGNLVTMEWWTHLWLNEGFATWVSYMAADRIFPEWKLWTQFLQLSTSGLEMDALEQSHPIEVDIHHARSVLEVFDAIGYYKGSAIIRMLQGYLGDDMIQNSLRAYMKRYAWSNVKTEDFWSALSKESGAQVNSLMDSWTKQKGYPVIFVKSQDLILEFEQSQFLLSGSRGDGQWIVPITLCLGSYDRRKNFLMDSTVERVDISELLPSPDDNSESFKGTNDEHFWIKVNVEQSGFYRVKYEDKLAAQLRKAVENNCLSATDKFGILDDTYALCVACELPFSSLLSLMDVYRKELDYIVLSKLIDACYNVVKIARDAIPGSVKEMKEFVIGILLYAAEELGWEPVSGESHLSALSRGEVFMALADLDHKKTHEEAMQRFQMLINDGNTECLSADMRRAAYIAIMRNCSTSNRSGLDSLLKIYREVDTVQEKERVLRYLASCPDPNIGVEVLNFLVSDEVRDQDIIYGLAGISTECCEIAWEWLKENWDLILKRHGDGMLLTHFVRDIVTPFASNEKADEVEAFFMDRVHPSIAMTLKQSIEQVRIKVRWAHSIQQEQSLEDIIKQLASRE from the exons ATGCTGTGGAACTTACTGTCAGTGAAGTCTGGTTCAAGAACGCTGAGA TACCATCCTTGTGATGTCAGTTTAGATGATGATAGTGAGATACTTTTTTTGGTCTTCCATGAAAAGCTTGGTGTTGGTGATGGATTGCTGGGGATTGAGTTTTCTGGGGCTCTTAATGATCATTTGAGGGGGTTTTATAGATG TACATATGTGGATATGGGAGAGAAGAAGAATATGGCAGTTACACAATTTGAAGCCGTGGACGCAAGGCGGTGCTTTCCATGCTGGGATGAACCTGCTCTTAAG GCTACCTTCAAAATAACAGTGGATGTCCCTCTAGAATTGAAAGTGTTGTCTAACATGCCCGTTATTGATGAAAAGTTTGATGGGAACATTAAGACTGTCCATTTTGAGGAATCCCCTGTCATGTCAACTTATTTGGTTGCTCTTGTTATCGGTGTGTTTGATCACATTGAAGCTACAACGGCTGATG GTGTTAAGGTTCGCGTATACTGTCCAGTGGGCACGAGTGATAAAGGGAAGTTTTCTTTAGATGTTGCTGTTAAGATGCTTGAACTATTTACTGA ATACTTTTCAATGCCATACCCACTTGCTAAACTTGATATGGTTGCTGTCCCTGAGTTTTCTGGTGGAGCTATGGAGAATTATGGTTTGATTACATATAGAGAGAATGAGTTGCTTCACGATGCTAAACTTTCAACAACTGCTAAAAAACAGCAC CTGACAATTGTTGTGGCGCATGAAGTGGCCCATCAATGGTTTGGCAATCTGGTAACAATGGAATGGTGGACTCATTTATGGCTAAATGAGGGTTTTGCAACATGG GTTAGTTATATGGCCGCTGACAGAATATTTCCTGAGTGGAAACTGTGGACTCAGTTTCTTCAACTAAGTACTAGTGGCCTAGAGATGGATGCACTGGAACAATCACATCCAATTGAG GTGGATATACACCACGCTCGTTCAGTTCTTGAAGTTTTTGATGCCATTGGTTATTATAAGGGATCTGCTATCATTAGAATGTTGCAGGGATATCTTGGGGATGACATGATCCAG AATTCCTTGAGGGCATACATGAAAAGATATGCTTGGAGTAACGTCAAAACAGAAGATTTTTGGAGCGCTCTTTCTAAGGAATCGGGAGCTCAAGTAAACTCACTAATGGATAGTTGGACAAAGCAAAAAGGCTATCCAGTTATCTTTGTAAAATCTCAAGATCTTATTTTGGAATTTGAACAG TCACAGTTTCTCTTGTCTGGTTCCCGTGGTGATGGGCAATGGATTGTACCAATAACCCTATGCCTTGGCTCATACGATAGGCGCAAGAATTTCCTTATGGATTCAACAGTTGAAAGGGTGGATATATCAGAGCTTTTACCTTCTCCTGATGACAATTCAGAGTCGTTCAAAGGAACAAATGATGAACATTTTTGGATCAAAGTTAATGTTGAGCAGAGTGGTTTTTATAGAGTAAAATACGAAGATAAACTGGCAGCTCAATTGAGGAAGGCAGTAGAGAACAACTGCTTGTCAGCTACAGATAAATTTG GCATTTTGGATGATACATATGCCCTTTGTGTGGCTTGTGAGCTACCATTCTCTTCTTTGCTTAGCTTGATGGATGTGTACAGAAAAGAGCTTGATTACATTGTATTGTCAAAACTCATCGAT GCCTGTTATAATGTTGTGAAGATCGCAAGAGATGCCATTCCTGGTTCagtaaaagaaatgaaagaatttGTCATTGGGATTCTTCTATATGCTGCTGA AGAACTAGGCTGGGAACCAGTTTCTGGAGAGAGTCATCTAAGCGCGTTGTCGAGGGGAGAAGTTTTTATGGCCTTGGCTGATTTGGACCATAAGAAAACTCACGAAGAAGCAATGCAGCGTTTTCAGATGCTAATAAACGATGGCAACACCGAGTGTCTTTCAGCCGACATGAGAAGG GCAGCATACATTGCCATAATGAGGAATTGTAGCACCTCAAATAGAAGTGGACTTGATTCGCTTTTGAAGATTTATAGGGAAGTTGATACCGTGCAAGAGAAGGAACGGGTTCTGA GATATTTGGCATCATGTCCAGACCCAAATATAGGTGTAGAGGTTCTGAACTTTTTGGTGTCTGATGAG GTTCGAGATCAAGATATCATTTACGGATTAGCTGGAATAAGTACAGAATGCTGTGAAATAGCTTGGGAATGGTTGAAG GAGAATTGGGACCTAATATTGAAGAGGCATGGTGATGGGATGCTACTTACTCATTTCGTCAGAGATATAGTCACGCCG TTTGCAAGCAATGAAAAGGCTGATGAGGTTGAAGCATTTTTCATGGATCGCGTGCATCCATCGATTGCTATGACTTTGAAGCAAAGCATAGAGCAAGTCCGAATCAAAGTAAGGTGGGCTCACAGTATACAGCAAGAACAATCTCTTGAAGATATAATAAAACAATTAGCTTCCAGGGAGTGA